TACCGTTTACATATAAATGCATCTCAGATGCTACATTAGACCACACTGTGTAGCATAATCCTACTCTTATTAGCAATTATAGTATATAACAGTGATAtgctataaaaatgaatattaaaatagttgggttggttttttttttaaagatttacaaTGAACAGAACTAAacgttactaaactgcgggtttgaaaaagtggagatgttgccaatagcaaccagatactagtttatttagtacattctacaaaatgacagctagaatctgattggttgctataggcaacatcaccaatttttcaaacccacagtttagtaaatatacacaagCAAAAACTCTAATACATCATGAAGGAGTCAAGTGTCAGCTCATAGGGCAAGTGGTAAGAACCAGAAACCAATCTTTCATCATGATGCTGGGCGTATGAAATCCATAACAAATTGCTGCTATTTATTTACTCATAAAAAGTGCAGACATGTTTGCAACAATGTACGTACAAAGGTAAAATGTCAGTATTAGTGTGAGCGGATATTAGCTAGTCTGCATGTATGAACCCAATAAGGGACGTCTCTGTGTATTCAGATACTAGGATAAGACTGCCGGCCTATGGAACACTGTTTCTACCTGACCCTATCATTCCACAAAGCAGCATTTCCATGTGGTTGTATTGCCTGACAGGCAGCCTGCTCCTTTACACTGACAGCCTGTAAGATGAACTCATTCCGCTCTCCGCGGCCTGTCATACAATCTACTGGAATCTACTGGATTAGGCAGGTGAGAATTAGACTGAACCCACGCAGCTGGAAATAAAGTggaattattttgaaaatatttttttttccccttcaaatGAACAGGTGTTGTAGGTCTAATGTTTACgaataaaaacaattttaccatTATGGTCATCCATAAGAGAGATTGAATTTGCTGTAACTCGTCAGATTAAACAGCGTGACGGATGTGTCCTGAGCTTAGGGACTTTATGCAAAGCAGACAGGAACAACAGATCTCTTCATATAACTTTCCAGCCTAATCCCTCCAAAACCACATTACCAACCACTTCATTTTTCCTCCCCATCAGACACAGGTGACAATGTACGAGTCGACTACGGTTATAGAGGAAGTCACTTTCGCTGAAATACGCGCAGAAACGTCTCATCCGAGACCAGAAGGTAAGTCGGGCACATTGGTGGGCGCTGGGAAGACGATCCAGACGCAGCTTAAGTAGTGCTCATTGGCTACGTAACAAGTCCTCCTTTGTGTGCGTTTAAACTCAGGAACGGATAGAAGGAAACTCCTCTTTTACAATAtgtgaattaataatagaaaagGAAAAAACATACTAAAACAAAACTACCTTATTTCCTATGGCTCACGTTGTGAATAAGATCAAACATGAATTCACAAAAGTAGGAAactgtttgctttttattttataatattccaAGAGACCATGAATGAAAATCACAACTCCAAGGAATAACAGGACAATGCACATCTCTGTCTCCCATCTATGAATGTCATATTTTCCATTTAGCAAATATAAAGCTAGCAAAAATAACAAACAAGTCTAACATTGGTcagtaaatacatacaagtaTCCATCCCTCTGGGGCACTAACAGCTCACGGAGACATCCCAAACAGTGGCTCCTTTGTTatgaaagctccaatgggaagAGCTAGCCAACTAGGACGCTGGGATCTGCTGCAGCTTTCTATTTAAGTCACATAAAAGGCactttacctatttttttttcccatcttaAATACGGACAAGAACAGTTCTCTGAAAATATTAAGGCTCCGATTTAATTTCCTCCATGAATTCAACATGTGTACAATTAAAACAGACAAATGCAATTTATCAAGCACGGAAGCTTACAGCACAAACCACGTTTCTGCGGTTTGTAAAACGAAATGTCAGAATGCGAGACAGGCCGCAGCTCAATGAGACACAGATCTGATGTGCTCAGGACGGCTGGAGAGAGGAAGAAGGGAGTATTTATAATGATTTAGACTCTGGTGTGGGAAACCTGCCATGTGTTAGTGAGACCTCCAGATACTAATGTTGATAAGTGCACGGCACAGTCTCACATCTGGGTCTTTAATCTACAAGCTCCACGATTCAATCTACAGCAATCACACTGTGCAAATCTCCCCCACATAAAGAGCTGTCTCTTCCCATTTATTGGCCGCTCTGCGGTTCAGGAGCTCGACACTTGAGTGAAGGAGACCGCAGACCAGCaggttatatttatttacactacACCAGGGGAGAGAGCCAATGTCAAACATTAGATTTCCTTCTCTTGAGAGGCTGCCTGAAAGGAGCTCTCACATCTGCAGCCCAGACGTGCAGGCTGTGCGAAGGGGCTTAGCCTGCCTCTCGTCAGCTCTCCCTGGAGGTGTGATATTATGGTACATGGGTGCCAGGACAATAGAACGCTTGTGCGATAGCAGCTGAAGCAGGGTTAGGGGGACCCCAGCCAAAACCTCAAAAGAAACATGAAAGTGAGAAAAGTACAAGGAGAGAATTAAGGCACCTTTTAACCTCCTCCTCATGTTACATAAACCCACACAATGAGCTTtaatgacagtattattaggcacTCCTATGACCTGCCATGGGAATCACAGTACATGACGCCTTGCGTGATTGGGAAGTACAGATATAGCGGGATAAAGAGCGCCCCTAGAAGGTTTGTCTATCGCAGCATGGGTGCGGCACTAAACATGGGAGCTTAAGCCTTACTGACAATTATACTTCTCCTTAGtacattaaaaaattatacacacaatatatacatacacacaatatatacatacacacaagcacgcattaaaaaaaaaatagaaaaaataaaaatgagccaTTGCCGACACATCGGAGGTAGCCATTTGTTGGCTATACAgatatttacacacacaatatattgagcCGATtgctcgacaagcaatcagctcaattccttcccactaccctctgacaccctctcttcatttgaccccacaaatgaagaggagatttctactctcttatcttcctactctacctcctgtcctcttgatcctattccctcacaaattggtagatccctgtctcctgttctcactctctactggcatctttccatcactatacaagcatgcagtgattactcctatgctaaaaaaacaaaactacgaCCCAAACGctttctcaaattaccgtcccatctctcagctcccttgcccctccaagcttctagagagacttgcctacactcgccttctttccgcaaacaacctgttggatcctcttcagtctggctttcgttctcaacactccacagagactgcgctgaccaaggttgtcaatgatctggtcactgctaaaactgaacgccattactctctcctaattctcctggatctctcggctgcatttgacaccgttgaccactctcttctcatacaaacgctgcaatccctagggcttcaagacactgttctatcctggttctcatcctacctctctaatcgctctttcactgttaatttctctggagccacctctgctccgcttcccccatcagttggagtaccacaaggctcagtgctaggtcctctgctgttctctatctataccgcttctcttggaaatctaataagttcctttcagtatcatctctatgcggatgatacccaaatctatctatcctctcctgatctctcgacatctctgttgtcccgtgtaactgactgtctttctgccatttcatcttgggtgtcctctcgccaactcaaacttaatctttctaaaacagagttaataatattcccacccgccaacaagagcatacctgacatttctatctctgttgataacatgaccataaatcccaccccacaagctcgctgcctaggtgtaatccttgactcacacctatcctttgttccccacattgcctctatatctaaatcatgttacatacatctaaagaacactTCCAGAAtctgcacatatctcacgcaagacactgctaaaaccttaattcatgcacttatctcccgcattgactattgcaattccctccttactggtcttcccaaaaacagactcaaacccctacaatctattttgcatgctgcggcaagactgattttccttggaaatcgttattcctctgttgaatcactctatatgtctacactggctgcctgtcttctaccgaatccaatataaaatacttttactaacctacaaggccaccaacaaagctgcaccaacatacatctcctctcttgtctcaaaacatctcccaactcggcaactctgttctgcaaaagatctgcgtctctcatccaccctcattacatcatcctattcccggttacaggacttttttcgggctgcacccactctatggaactctctccctcgcacaataagactctcctctggtctacaaactttcaagcgttctctgaaaacgacctattcagacaagcttataatattcctcacccaccctcttaacctcactacctttagcctgttacacaatttcacacaagacaactaccccctgaccaacattgttgtgtgacaggatcatttagcttatgagtcacttttacctttgcagtctggctgggccaagatgcaaaatgtagacttaacctcatgtgtcaatctcccattgtcccatagattgtaagcttgcgagcagggccttctcacctgtctgttttacacagtttgtttattagtttattatgtttgtccccaatcgtaaagcgctacggaatatgttggcgctatataaataaatgatgatgatgatatttatgagaatgcagcctatcaaataACTAGAAACTAGTGACTCCGAGGACTGATACTGTGATCTAAAAAAATTGGCTATGCCCACAAAATGCCCACTGCGTCATTGGCACACTCCAAACTAACAATCATCAGATTTTAAAGAGAGGAAAGGCACTTTTGAACCTTCCCCCATTTCAGACAGATACCTCTAAGCTCTTTGCATTCGCTCATACTGTGTCTCACTAACAGCCATCTAGCCTGCAGGGGGCAGTGTAGCTGTCACAGAGTATAAAGATTGAGTTGGCCTACACTAAACCTCCCCATAGAGGCAATTCCACCTGTTAATTATACAGTGAAACCGCTTCTCAGTTCAACCTATAATACTGATAAGAATGAACGAGTAGATGTATTTCACTACTTCATATACACATTTTGGAGGCTTGGGTTAAGGAGACGAGAAGGCAGCAAATCCTCTGAGATACAGAttgctccaaatgttagattttgtTTGGCGATTGTTGCACTGTCAATGGCCAACTTAAAGCAAGTACTTAGGTTCTCCAATAAGCTATCGCCAGCAACGTAACTTATTCAGAGAAAAATGTTTGTGGTATTCAAATTATTCAGTTCCATTCAGAGggacaaaaaatatacatataaaaaaaaaaaaattctccagtAACTCTGCTTAGCTCATTAGAGAGATGAGGCTTCATACAGAAAATTAGCTCAATAGTGGACAGAGGATGCAAATTAGGTCCAGTCGTTTCCACAATCTAAGGTTTTACACAAATTTGGCTTAAACCAATTAAATTGACCAACCCCATTGCAGTTTATCACAGAGATAGGCTGTTTAGTAATAAATGAGTAACCCCGACTACATAGCGGATTGTCATAGAGACCTTTAATATAGACCTGTTCCTAGTATCATTCTTAGTTAGGGTCTTCGGATGTTATGGTGTTACATTTTAACTGTGTGTTCTATTGTAATAGACATGGATTGGTGTTGATTGTTCTTTTTAAATCATTAATAAACTACCTTGAGATTTTACACCATGTGGACATGGAAATATCCCAGTGAACCAGCAgcaggaaaatatttaaaaaaaaaaaagtagtcttCATTTTATAGAAGCCACTGATTTTTTGGTGCTTTTTGGTATGTATTAAAAAAGTTggagaacatttataaaaacGGATGCAAAGAAGAAAGATGGTTTTGCTCAAATCACACATTTGACTAGTTGCTGTAGAggacaaaatatttttctttagcacCAGTTTCCATAAATGCCTACCCTATTAAATAGAGGGTGCTCCCTGTGCCAATGCTATGTTCTAAAGttgggaagcacggtggctcagtggttagcacttctacctcacagcgctggggtcatgagttcgaatcccgaccatggccttatctgtgtggagtttgcatgttctccctgtgtttgcgtgggtttcctccgggtgctccggtttcctctcacattccaaacacattagtaggttaattggctgctatcaaaattgaccctagtctctctctgtctgtctgtgtgtctgtgtgtgtgtgtgtgtgggaacttagactgtaagctccaatggggcagggactgatgcgagtgaattctttgtacagcgctgcggtatccgtgctatataaataaatggtgatgatgaaagttaTATCTTTGCAAAGTCAATCAAGTATTCTACAGTTAAATTATAGTATAACCACTAGGGGAGCTGTTCAACTGGagcctagaaaaaaaatattttggtaaagCTTATATGCCCTGCTGAGACTCTTACAAAATCCATCTCTTTATCCTTTATAGTGCTCTCCTGTGCATTGCAGCAGTACATTTAAATCATcgagtaaatattttttttgcgtTTCCTCTGGAACAAGACCCAGAGCTGCAATGCAGCGGTAGCCACAGAGCTCTGCTGTACCCTAAGGCAAGGGTAATAAGCGGACCTGCCCGATGATATAAACGCAGAATCAATGATTGGTAGTTTTGTCTGAAAACCCCAAATGGCTATTCAATGGCtccaataagaaaagaaaaaaaaaaaaaggttgaaacAGGCGGAATATTTAAGGACTTTAAATTTGTTGCAGCtgctatgaaaattaagaaaacaaaagaGCTTGGTAAGAAAATGATGAAAAGAGTATCCGAAAGTTCCAAAACATCAAGAACAATCCCAGGGCAGCCTCTTCGGTCGTCTATGAAAAGATAATTCAGCAGCCGCCACACGATGTACATGGCAAGTATATGGTCTAGGGAGTTACATAATGGACGTACTTAAGACTTAACGACTTCCTCTCTAATTTCCAGAAAACCGTTTATTTCTCCAACACGGGGCACCAGCTTCTTCCACGTGATGACTAATCCTGCAAAGCTTCTACTCTCTGGCAGAAGATTGTTAAAAGGTTAATGAATGCCCCCCACCAGCCCCCCCTCATTCCCCATCCAATCACTGATCTGCCTCGTGGGACATGTGATAGAAACCACCAGCAGCACAAGGTGTTTTACAATGTAAGAATCTGGGGGGGTTGTTTGCTACCGGTTACTTCCAGTGCAGACCCcgattttttgtttttgatttatttttatttttttaaatttatttatttttggttccttttatccccctttttctccgCACACCTCCCTCTCACTATGGACTTTTCCCCCCTTCTTTGTGCTCACATTCTTACGAGATGAGGGGACTGTTTTTCAGCTGGCGTCAGAAGGAGGATAGGACCCGGGGGACCAGTATTCCTGTAGGGCGGGGTGGCCAAATCCGCTTGTTATGGTGTTTCTGCCAGTGTCAGAAAGGCAGCAGATGCCGCCAGATGGCGTGAAATTCGGAGGCTTAATTGTAGCTACTTTTCCATAATATTACCCTCCTGTCTTCTATTTGAAGTCTCCATAGAAATGTCACAGTCCCTCTATGCGTAGCAGCTTGCTGTGTGCTGCCAGACAGACATGCTGGAGATGCACATCCCATTGAATGCTAGAATTGTTGCACGCTAGTGCTAAAGACAACAGGTCACCGTAGTGACTGCTGGGTTGTTGTCCAAGAAGCAAAAGACAAACATCAAAGGCTTTCACACGATCGGAGTGTAAAGAGAAATTCAGTCTTAATGCAATAGGATGATGTCACCTGGGGAAGCTTCAATGATTCTTTCCAATCTGTACCCTGCACATTCCTGACCCCTACAGCTGGTTACTGTGTGCCCCTCACTATGTACAAAAGGGTTAACACCGATTGCGTTGCTGTTGAAAGATTATACTACTGGGATACAGATGCAAGGTCTGGCCAAGCCCCACCCCTAGTTTTGGTACGTCTGGAGGAATGGAGCAGGCAGGCTGGCACCTGGTGAGGAGGAGGAGACGAGCTGGGGTGGGAGGGTGAGCgaggaaggagatggagatattTAAGATGCTGCAAAAGTTTCATTCTTCAGatcagagaaacagagagagcaAATCAGTCACTTTCTGCATAAAAACCCCTCAGCTCCAACAGAACATTCATAAAAGACAGCAGCTACCAAACCCAGGAGGAAGACTTCATTCTGCACAGATACCTGCGTTCGCTTTGTCACCATGAACATCCGATCGTTCGCCTGCATCATGTTTGCATTCTCTCTAGGAGCTTCCCCTGCCCTGTCGCAGAAAGCTCCCAAGAAAAAGCCCACTGGCCTTAACGGGCCGCTGAAGGCCAACAGCTGCTGTGAAGAGGTGAAAGGTCTGAAGGTCCAAATCGCCAACCTCAGCAGCCAGCTGGAGGAGCTGAGCAAGAAGCAGCAGACGGACTGGGTGAACGTGGTCATGCAGGTGATGCAGCTGGAGGGCAGCTACAAGCAGATAGAGACGCGCCTGACGGACGCGGAGGAGAAATACTCGGAGATGGACAACCAGATACAGATCACACGGCTGGCAGCCCAGACGCAGCCTCAGACCACGGCAGGTAAGAGGATGCACTCGCAATTACATCTAGCTCAGAGTAATTAACGATCCTTGTAAGTGTAGCACACAGCCCAGGTGACAGTTGCTTAGCACGGACATCAACACACGAACAAACACACAAGCTCCCTTTAAATCATTTTCCAGCAGAAACTTGTCTCTCCGCTGTGCCAGTACAATTTCCCAGCCTCGTCCGTGACATCGCATGCACAGAAGATGcacaggacccccccccccctcttcccacaGCTCGGATTAGTGTCAGAAAATTGTAAAACAAATCTCAGACTCTGCAATCCCTCGGGGTAATCAAAGAGCTCTGACTTCTATCGAGGCTTAAAAAAGCAGAGACACCGACACCAAGGGATGTGAGGGATTTGCAGACACGTGGGTGGAAGAGACACACTTCACTTAGAGCAGGAGGTAGAACGATCCGACGCTGGATTTCTACAGGGGGCAGGATGCTTACGATGATCTTCGTAGTAAGAAATTCCGCAGGTGTCCAAAGAGAGGGGCAAAGACAGATTTTGACAGGCAGGTAAACATAAATCTGCACTCCAAGTATGGATGCCCGCAGGCAGGCTACAGGTGCTCTTAACACTTTTATTATTGCTGCTAACAACTTGTCTGAGATATGTAAATGATTTACAACATTGAGTAGTTACATCTTATAAGTCCTGGAGAGATATAGGAAAGAATTTGAAATGCGCACAAACTATTCTCAGAAGCTTATTTTCTTATTAAATATTTCTCATTTAACAGATGCCGTTTACGACTGCTCATCACTCTACCAGAAGAACTACAAGATATCGGGCGTCTACAAGTTGCCTGCGGATGAGTTTTTGGGGAGTGCAGAACTGGAGGTAAAACATATTCCAAATAGTTcttgctctttgttttttttttttgtttgtttttaacgcCGAGATTACATATAACTATATTTTTTAGACAGCAGTGTtcagcattgttgcctcacaCCACTGAGGTCATGAATTGGACTTCAGCCAGGGCCCTGgcgtttgtatgatctccccgtgtttgcgttggtttgtTCCGGGTACTTCAGTTTCCTCTGTACTGCGCGGCGTAATAGGATTGTCACTATGTAAATAAACCATAATATCATCTCTGCCCATTTCTATCACCATCAGGTTTTCTGCGACATGGAGACCCAAGGAGGTGGCTGGACTCTTATACAGAGGCGGAAGGTCGGTCTGACCTCGTTCAACAGAGAGTGGAAGCAGTATCGCGACGGCTTTGGCACCATTCGGGGAGACTTCTGGCTGGGAAACGAGAACATTTATCGCCTGACTCGCAGACCGACGGTCCTGAGAGTAGAACTTGAGGTGAATATACTGTGCACCCCCAGAATCCGTTCATGCTATAAGTGGAACACGACTTCACCAAAATTCTTTCAAGACTTGGCAAATCAGTTGGGAGAACTAGACGGACAGGTCCATAGCACAGAAAATTAGACACGGTtggaatattgtttttatttttggtgtAGTTAGATAAAGGAGTAGGGACTCTCTTACACTTTAGCGAAATCTGCCAACTGTTTAGTCCCAAATCTCCCCTATCCTTACGCTGCTCTCTGGCTCCCACGATTTGCCATCTCGAGAGCTTTTAAATGCTGAGATTCTCAAACAAACTGAAGGGCTATCTTCTGTTAAGAGGTTTACAAGTTTGTAAATTAATTTCTAATACTTTCTGTCTCCCACACTAGGACTGGGAAGGACGCGTCCGATATGCAGAATACGCTCAGTTCTCCATCGGTAATGAGCAAAACAGTTACCGTCTCTTCCTGGGCAACTACAGCGGAAACGCCGGCAGAGACTCCCTGCGCTACCACAACAACACTGCCTTCAGCACCAAGGACAAGGACAACGACAAGTGCCTGGACGACTGCGCTGGACTGCGCAAAGGTGAGCACGAGACACTCAATACATCAACATAACACTTCAATAAACCTATTTCACCTTCCTTGTGACGCTACACTTGCAAAATAATTTAGGAATAAACATTTGTTGCTAGTGTGCCAGACCTAGCTGCTTCTTAACCAACTGATAAAAAAACGACAACAAATAAGCAGATAAAATTAATGAGATAATTCAGCATTCAGAAGCCAGTCTGGGAAATAGAGGAGATAACAGGATATTATAAGGAGCTAGGGAAGATGTGCATTCATTGACTACAATAGCAATAACTACCAACCGCTAGAATATTTTTCTAAGCCCATTGGCTAAGAGTCTCTTTGGATTTTCCAGTTTTGTTTTGCGGACTGGGAATCCTGCGCTCTCCACTTTAGTGGACCCTGGGGTGTGATCACATATTTGCTTACAGGAGACCACATTGTACTAGACCGGgtttggccaacctgtggctctccaagtgttgtgacactacaactcccagcatgctttgccagttattGGCTGGCTATGTACAGGCGAAGCATgccggggcttgtagttccacaggttggccaggcctgtactAGACCAATAGAAGATTATTGCTGAGCGGTTGCTATGGGAAACTGCCCTTTTGCAGCAAGTTAGCAAATCTCCATGTTGCTATGCTTAAGTGAAGTAACTTGACGCTACATTTCCTACAGGCGGCTACTGGTACAACTGCTGCACAGACTCAAACCTCAATGGCATCTTCTACCGCAACGGCGACCACATCAAGCACACAGACGGCATCAGCTGGTACGGCTGGCATGGGTCTACCTATTCTCTGAGGCGGGTGGAGATGAAAATACGAGCTCAGGATGTCCAGCCTTGAGGGAGAACGCCATCCACTGAGCAGCCAATGACCTCAACACCAGCAGTAGCGCCTTCACCAGGCGTAATCCTACTTCCTTTCTTTTCTTGTAGAGACTGCCTGCACTGTGTATACAAACAGCTAGTCCCAATGACTCGATAGGCTGAACAACGGGGGGCAGCAATTAGGAAGCCTATAACTGGCGGCTCATTGGGCTGATgatgtaataattaataataatctaCGACCACTGCGCTCATGCACAGGTAATCCTGTGATCTCTTAGTGACAGACACACAATTACCCTTAAATCCTCCCTAGAGAGGAAACCGGGAAGTGAACGGCAGAAAGATGAACACACTGAACAA
Above is a genomic segment from Mixophyes fleayi isolate aMixFle1 chromosome 11, aMixFle1.hap1, whole genome shotgun sequence containing:
- the ANGPTL7 gene encoding angiopoietin-related protein 7; its protein translation is MNIRSFACIMFAFSLGASPALSQKAPKKKPTGLNGPLKANSCCEEVKGLKVQIANLSSQLEELSKKQQTDWVNVVMQVMQLEGSYKQIETRLTDAEEKYSEMDNQIQITRLAAQTQPQTTADAVYDCSSLYQKNYKISGVYKLPADEFLGSAELEVFCDMETQGGGWTLIQRRKVGLTSFNREWKQYRDGFGTIRGDFWLGNENIYRLTRRPTVLRVELEDWEGRVRYAEYAQFSIGNEQNSYRLFLGNYSGNAGRDSLRYHNNTAFSTKDKDNDKCLDDCAGLRKGGYWYNCCTDSNLNGIFYRNGDHIKHTDGISWYGWHGSTYSLRRVEMKIRAQDVQP